The DNA window CCGACAGAGGAAATTCCCCGTTTCCCAGAGAGAAATAATCGAAAGAGGCACTGAATGACCATCAAAAAATCTATCACTTGAGGAAtgaatggagcaatggattcaagctacaagaaagaagattccacctcaactgGGCCCACTTTCCCATCTGGCAGTCTCGACCACCCCACTTCCAATTCTCAAGCAAGTCAGTACTGAAAGAGGGGATGGTtgtacatataataataataataataataataataataataataataataataagtattttggtgttttgttggaagccgcccagagtggctaggcaggcccagccagatgggtggggtaaaataataataataataataataataataataataataataatactgttggaagccgcccagagtggctggggaggcccagccagatgggaggggtagaatcatagaatcctagagttagaagagaccccaagggccatccagtccaaccccctgccaagcaggaaacaccatccaagcattcctgacatgtgcctgtcaagcctctgcttcaagacctccaaaggaggagactccgccacactccttggcagcaaatcccactgtcgaacagctcttactgtcaggaagttcttcctaatgttgaggtggaatctttcttgtcgtttgaatccattgctccgtgtccgcttctctggagcagcagaaaacaacctttcaccctcctctatatgacatccttttatctatatagaatcctagagttggaagaaaccccaagggccatccagtccaaccccctgcccagcaggaaacaccatccatgaattcttgacatatggctgtcgagcctctgcttaaagacctccaaagaaggagactccaccacactccttggcagcaaatcccactgtcgaacagctcttactgtcaggaagttccattTCATGTCACTTGTCTAAGGCATACACCAGAGAGAAAAATACACGAGAAGATGGCCAAATTAGAAAAGAACATACTACAGCGCTGACAAAATAGGACTTCTATTTTGTACATGCTGGGCCTGGGTGAACTGAAAAACTACTTTTTAACGGTTGGCAACCAAGGAAAAGGTGCAAAAAAAGGCCTACCTCCTGTGACTTCACACATCTGTGTAATGGCAGACTCGTCTGTCGGGACGCTTCCTAGCTGTTCGGGCTCCACCGAAGAGGCTCCGGGTAAGCGCAGCACGAGGGCAAACAGCCTCTGGTCCCAGCGAAACGGCTCTTTGGTTAACTCACTTCCAGGCAGGGGAGAATTCAGAGGAAGGTGGAGCTGAAAAGGAAGGCAAGACATCTAGAGCGGTGTTTCCCAACCAgcgtgcctccagatgtttttggactacaactcccatcatccctagctagcaagaccagtggtcaggaatgatgggagttgtagtcccaaaacatctggaggcacactggttgggaaacactgatctagagactTCGCTAGAGCAGTAAGCACATGAAAAGGAGCCGCAGGCGCACAAAttagagagctggaagggactgcgACGTACATCTAGTCCAGGGaatatacagtaactaataattCCACACGCAAAGGTTATCAAGCGGCTCTAACTGCAGGGAATAGCAGACAGGAGTgctttttaaactcctggcagaaAACACATTCAGGGCAGCCATATTCCAGCCGAAAGCTCACCTCCTCTTGCACGCCGGCCGTATTGGTCAACTTGTTCCCGTCCGTGATGGTGATCAAAATCGAGGGCTCTAAAAAGAACGGGTTCCTTCCCtacagagaggaggggaaaatatATCCGCGTTAATGTTTGGAACACAAAAGGATCCCTTAAAGACAGGGATGCCGACAGCGTTCTATTGGAAGATCCCCGTGAGGTTTCGGGAGATTGCGGTCGAGCTCCGGCTCCCTTTCCTTAGCGTCGCTCAAACTTGACTCCTGCCGTGCCGTTTTTGTGAGTGATTTCACCGCTTTCCTCCCAGCCTTTaaccgccccctccccaaaatgaaaCTTCCCcgccaaaatgtttttttaaaaaaccccttaaaaatggggctttcctcctccctaaaagtcAAAAACTGAAccgaacccccaaaacagggctttccttcctaaaaaaaatacACTCAACAGCTTccacctgaacccctaaaatatggggctttcctcctcccgaaaaaagctcaacaattatgAACCCCCAAAACAGACCTTCCtattccctaaaaaaagctcaacaaccttgacctgaaacATCACCATGCAAATGAGATCTATCataggaatcatagagttggaagagaccacaagggccatccagtccaaccccctgccaagcaggaaacaccatccaagcattcttgacagatgcctgtcaagcctctgcttaaagacctccaaagaagaaggtgactccaccacactccttggcagcaaatcccactgccgaacagctcttactgtcaggaagttcttcctaatcatagaatcatagagttggaagagacaccaagggccatccagtccaaccccctgccaagcaggaaacaccatcaaagcattcttgacatctgcctgtcaagcctctgcttcaagacctccaaagaaggagacttcaccacactccttggcagcaaatcccactgccgaacagctcttactgtcaggacgttcttcctaatgttgaggtggaatcttctttcttgtagtttgaatccattgctccgtgtctgcttctctggagcagcagaaaacaacctttccccctcctctatatgacatcctttaatatatttgaacatggctatcatatcaccccttaaccttctcttctccagctcactaagctgttcctcataaggcatcgtttccaggcttttgaccattttggttgccctcttctggacacgttccagcttgtcagtatccttcttgaactgtggtgcccagaactggacacagtactccaggtgaggtctgaccagagcagaatacagtggtatctatCTATATAGAAGGTCTGCTCTGGCCCCTGGCCGAAAATCTCTCGGCTCACCATACAAGGTACTAAATAGGCAATTTTCTCAGGCTTTGATAGTTgcaggagcaatggattcaaaccacggagcaatgcattcaaactacaagaaagaagattccacctaaacattaggaagaacttcctgacagtaagagctgttcggcagtggaatttgctaccaaggagtgtggtggagtctccttctttggaggtctttaagcagaggcttgacagccatctgtcaggaatgtgtttcctgctcggcagggggttggactggatggcccttgtggtctcttccaactctaggattctatgattctaagtagcaGCGAGTTCCCCAAGCTTTATTTTAAGTTTGCTTTATTTTAAGCGTGCCAGCAAAGATGCACATCCTAAAGAGATGCTGATGTTTTTCAGGCGAGGAAGGGAGgaaattaaatcaaatcaaatccattACCTGTCCATAGTTGTCTATTCCAGACACCAATCGATTGAGGTTGAGCAAATCAAACGAAGATCGAAGGGCCTGCCCGAGCGTGGTCAGTCCCAACGCTTGCAGATTTTTCAGTTCGTTCATAAAAGTGGCATGGTTCTCCTTCCAGCCAgcctgcaaaataaatagcattaTTCCACACTTACTTTGCGACAgccctacttttttaaaaaaatagaatcgcagaattggaagagaccccaagggccatccagtccaacccccggccaaATGTCTGCAAGGTATATATATAATTACTCCACATTATCCCCATTCTTTGACATTTTTTGCTTGGGTTGACCCCCAATTGCCTCTCAAGTCTGGCCAGTTCAATATAatcaaatgatttatttatttatttggggggggtgttatttcttttttttcaatttttggcAATGAGTATTCTCGCAGTCCCTGCAGCATAAAGGAAGATTTTCTTGTTTCCTTTGGCTATATCTATATCTGTTATCGCTATGGAGTCCCCACATAGGCCaactgggccctccagctgtttggggactacaactcccatccccccGGACCGCTGGCCCTGCGAgcgagggatgctgggagttgtagtccccacatAGGGCaactgggccctccagctgtttggtgactacaactcccatcggcccggACCTCTGGCCCTGcgagctagggatgctgggagttgtagtccccacatAGGCCCactgggccctccagctgtttggcgattacaactcccatcccccCCCGGACCGCTGGCCCTGagagctagggatgctgggagttgtagtcccc is part of the Zootoca vivipara chromosome W, rZooViv1.1, whole genome shotgun sequence genome and encodes:
- the LOC118078708 gene encoding integrator complex subunit 6-like isoform X3 yields the protein MPILLFLIDTSASMNQRAYLGTSYLDVAKGAVELFMKLRARDPASRGDRYMLVTFDEAPYCIKAGWKENHATFMNELKNLQALGLTTLGQALRSSFDLLNLNRLVSGIDNYGQGRNPFFLEPSILITITDGNKLTNTAGVQEELHLPLNSPLPGSELTKEPFRWDQRLFALVLRLPGASSVEPEQLGSVPTDESAITQMCEVTGGRSYCVRTQRMLNQCLESLAQKVQSGVVINFEKSGPDPPYIGEGAANAL